The segment CTTTtcccccttacgcaaatgccccgCAAATGCCCCGCATGATCCACCCTGGCCCTCTTGCATGCAAGCCTTGCCCTTCAGCCTACATATTCTGTATAATcgccttcaataaacgagactttgacaacagttccttgctcggtctccctcttctttctcgccctttcTATTTCAGGTAgtgcctcttcagaccctgaatAACTTGGTCCCACGGGACGGGACACCCTATGatagtttctgttctttttttgtatcatttatttatatattttaacattaatttaaatGATCAGGTTACAGTAGTGTGTACAAAGCCATTGCACTCCAGCACGATCAGAGCACACATGATGCTCCCCACATTGTCCATATATAACATCTAGTCCAATGTATGAAAGACATTTCTCCTTTCTAAAATAACACATTTAGTTTCAATTTAAATAAGTTTTCCTTATAACTgatatttttcagtaattttagCACATCTATACTACCATATTAGTATGGTAGAGCttctgtcctgttgttcatcgatttgcttgagtgagcaccagtaacgtctccattgtgagatttgttactgtttttggcatgtccaatatgccagagttagcttgccagactctgctgggtgggtgggatactcttccgtagcttgatgggctctctgagaaggacaaaggtatcgaacctgtgtcggccgtgtacaaggcagtgccctacccgctgtgctatcgctccagtccagtataaCAAAATATAACTACCAATATAACTACCAACTTCCAATATAACTATATAACTTAACTTCCTATATAACTACCAAGACAACCAAggttatttatacatatgtacaaCCCCTGtttatattaacatttaaaaacatttctgttgCCAGTTTTCTCAATTGCTTTTGAAGGAAATGTTCTATTTTCAGATAAACAGTCACTGTTTCTAGATCCCATTACAGTACAACCTTTAAACCAGTTAAGTTTAAAATCTAACTTGCTAAATATCCTATAGATTTATACAGAACATTTCATTGTTTTGTAGAAATAATAACTGTGTGTCTCCCCTGTGGATTTTCTAGAATTCCCTGTACAGGattctagaaaattattttagatttgaATCTTTAATAATCAAAGTATCAATGTAGGTAGATATTATGCAATCAATCTTGTGTGTCATCATGTTTCATTGAGTATTTATGTTCTTCAAGAAATTATCTTTAAGAAACACTACACATTTTCAGCTGTTTTCCTCCTACTGctttcagttcattttctttccatcaCATGCTATGATTTGGCTTGAAAGACATGCACATGTATTCATTTGCTGTGAAGGATGCCAGAGGAAATGTAGAGGCCGCATGATTCATGCTCTATGATGGCAGAGTCAGAGGACAGTGGGCTACATGTAAGTATGCTGTCCTGCCTGCAGgcataagcacatgaaaaaaatattttcagtattaaaaGATTGAATTgttatggggtgggagggattgaTAGTGcttgaaaaaatgaataatttgccTACCGCATAAAGCCCTGGGCCAGGACTAGAAAATCtcccaaggaaataaaaattatcgaTTTGATAACATTGTCCAAAAATAATCACAGATGATGCCATATAAGAATAGTGTTAAAGGAGCTTGCCAAGTGGAAACATGTTGCAATGCACTGGTCGATTAATGATGGACTAGACTGAGGAAAAATGAGTCTTGTATTGAAATAGAAATTGCTTACTTTTCTAAGCACTGTTTTTATTTTCGTTTGCAAAGCCCAGAGTTGTTTATGTCTACTTATTTTGGGGGATTGCAGAATATATAAGGTTTTGAACACAGATTTCACTTTGTTCTTTGAAAAAGGtcctttttataaaaattctgCTGGTTGACAAGGCAATATTATCAGGTTGGAATGTAGCCAGAACCAATGAAGACTTTCCTCCTCAAGATCTCTCAGAGAATCTCAGAGCTTACTATGTCTTTTCATTCACTCTTCAATCAATTTTCTTCTTCCCATCATTCCATCTATGTTCATCAAACAGTCATTTCTAAGTATTTGTTGTGTGACATGGCTGACTATGACAATTCTCCAAAGTGGAGtccaaagtttatttttgtgGAGCGGCTTAAGAAATGAATGGTGAAATACTGCAATTTTTTGCAACTTGTTTAGAAATGAAAGATAGCATGTTGTGTGAAATAGGCCAGGAGAAAGACACAGGAGGGTCTCACTTATCTGGTAtatactagctgaggaaaggtaTTGTCATAAAGGGGATTTTTAGATCATGCTTGACCCTAGTATTTAAATAAGAGTTTTgagaagaaggacagagaagaagagaaatcaaggggaaagaggagaacaGGAAGCAATGGGTGAAGAGCagcagggcttcagttatattgTGATGTGGGCGAGTGATAGCCATGTATCCAAGAGACAGACCCAGAACActgaaacatgagatctaagctgcaatcaTGGggactttgtaatgtgcctgtcaagttgacttgcaggaatgggggttgggggggttagggtggggaGAGAATGTGGGAATACTTATAGGGGAAGGTTGACACTGGCAGttggtttggtgttgaaatattctattcctaaaactcaactatcaaagaCATTGTACATCACAATTTTAATCATGTGTCACCTTTGCCACAAGACTAATAGAGTGTAAGAGGGCCAGCAATAGATGACCGGTTGATGAGCCATAAGGTTTCTGTGTAACAGAGAAATAACTTTTCTCAGCAACTCTTCTATCACCATCTGCCATATATCCCACTGCCTCACAACATCTATAACCAGCTtagttatgattttatttaattaattaattaatttttttgctttttgggtcacatctggagatgcacaggggttactcctggaagtgctcagggtgccatatgggatgctgggaatcaaacctgggttggccacgtgcaaggcaaatgccctacccgctgtgttattctCCAGCCCAAATTTGCCTATCACATAAAGCCCAGGGCCAAGACTAGAAAATCTCCCAAGGGAATAAAAATtaccaattttgtttttattttaatatttgaaacagGTACCTTCCTGGGGAATTACCATTGTTTGTTCCCATCTCAAGATATACATGCCAACATACCATCCACTCTCCGTCCTTCTCTACTTCATCTTTGCCTGTGATCTGTCTGAAGCGCTTCCAAGACATAGCGCTTCCATTTCCATGCCTTCCTGTTTTATACCAATAATTACCCTCTAAAATATtacaacatttcatttttttctcgcTTCTTTGTGTTCTAtcgtggagtgctggggatcatttTACTCGAGCACCTTATGCCCAGAGCCCAGCAATCTTTTCAGATAGTGACAGTCTCCGTTGAATTTCATTTAGTGAATGAAAAGTTACTGAGGAAAATTTTCAAATGGGGAgtatgtattaaataaaatatttttaaaaatcctaagtATTTAATCAGTGGTAATGTGTGCAAAAATGAATTATTgcccttaaaatatttatacaccTTTCTATGAAtagtatttgttcattttattctttttagcaTCAACAACACAATCACATGAAGCCAGACAATGATGGAAATGTTTCAGAATTTATTCTTCTGGGATTTTCAGAAGATCCAGAGCTGCAGCCCCTCATCTTTGGACTTTTTCTTTCCATGTACCTGATCACcatgctggggaacctgctcatcatcctggccgtcagctcagacccccacctccacacgcccatgtacttcttcctgtccaacctgtccttcgtggacatctgcttcacctccaccacaGTCCCCCACATGCTGTTGAGTATACACAGAGAAAGTAAAGCAACAACCTATGAAGGGTGCATGGCTCAGATGttttttgtctgtgtttttgCAGCATTAGATGACTTTCTCCTGAtggtgatggcctatgaccgcttagtggccatctgccaccccctgcactacatggTTATCATGAACCCCCGACTCTGTGGACTGCTGGTTCTGGGATCTTGGATCATGAGCAGCCTGATATCTTTTTTACAGAATATATTGGTGTTACGCTTGTCCTTCTGCACAGATTTGGAAATACCCAACTTTTTTTGCGAACTCAAGTTGATAGTCCAGGTTTCCTGTTCAGACACCTTTGTTAATAACGTGGTGATGTATATTTCAGTTGTTCTCGTGGGTGGGGGGCCCCTAGCTGGGATCCTTTACTCTTACTCTAAGATAGTTTCCTCTATATGTAGAATCGCATCCACTCAGGGGAAGATGAAAGCCTTTTCTACGTGCTCATCTCACCTCTCAGTGGTCTCTTTATTCTACTGCTCTTGTCTTGGAGTGTATCTAAGCTCTGCTGCTACCCACAGCTCACAGTCCAGTTCAACCGCCTCTGCCATGTACactgtggtcacccccatgctgaaccccttcatctacagtctgagaaacagagacataaaGAGGGCCCTGAATGCATTCTTGGTGAAAGGAACTACAAAAGGACACTTGTCCTAGGCATGAAAAAAGGGCTATTATGTTGAAGTCAAAATCTTCGAAGaaaaattgtaattatttttcatgtgttGGGTATagcatttcctctttctttctccttgatTACCATTTCTTTGACCATTGCTCAATTTATTTGATATCTAGCCATTGTGTCTGCATCCCACAGTTTCCACCACAGTTTTTGGTAAACATTTCCGAATTCATTGTCTACCATGGTTCGGATGCATTTTCAATACCCTCTTCTCTAATGAGAGCAcatttttcttacaaaatatttttgttaaaggaCTTATACCACAAACATTTAATTCTTTGCTAAATAGTCATCAcaagctagagagatattacaaaggATAAAAGACTTACCATTCACAGAATCAACCTGTTGTGTATTTCTGGCATCAATATGGTcctgtggagtgatccctgagtgcagagccaggagtcagtcatttattttcttcGGAGTCAGTCTTGAGCAAAATCGAATGTGGCCCCCAACctgaaaataatataatcatcATAAGCTAGATAGCTCTCATTCTTATCAATCTATATTTTGAATACGCTtattaatagaagaaaataatacatgGGATTGAGCCAGAGCACACAGATGGGGGattatcttgcatgtagccaatctgaaTTCAATCTCTGAAATCTCATGTGGTCCCGAGTCAGGGAGAGAAAGGTCTTGCCGAAGCATAGAACAGGCTTCTCCCCATTTACATGCTCTTCTTTACTTCATGACACAACCACCCTCTAAAATTTTGCTGTATTTTAGTCTCTGCTTGTTTATTTGTGTTCCATAATAGAGTGGTGAGTCTTTGTTCCTGTAGCACCCTAAACTCATCACCTTTAAAATGAGGAGTGTTGTCAATCTGCAAACTTAAAAATTCCTATAAAAATAGTTGGTACCTGATTTCATAGGAAAAAGCTACTAGAAGAATTTGTATGTGAAAGGTGCGTGTATATAaatggttaaaataaaatatactagtagttgttttatatgaatattgtctttgttgtttcctttttctcttaatttttaagaAGGCCCTTTGATTCACAAAATTGCTCATGAGAGCATTATTTCAGGCCTAAGATgcttcaaacaccaatcccaccaccaatgcccctttcccttccccagtATTCCCAGGTGCCCTTGTACTCCCTAGCCTAACTCCTTGGCAGGAATATAAAAACGttacttcatattacttgctcaaACAAGCTTAAAGACATGGCAAATGTAACTCAGAAACTAAATTGTCATGTTCAGTGCTTATATCGTTTtaacttatgtaaataaataaatttaaatcgcTTAATACAATATAGTACACTGCCCATTCTCATTTTACATAACTATGTTTTTAACTCTGCCTTCTAAAATATAtcacacaaaattttattttgtacttgcaTTTTATTGTGGTGCTAATAATTTCTTCCCTAGCGTAGATAAATcattcttatttatatatttatttatttgctttttggggtcacacttgaagatgcacaggggttactcttggctctgcactcaggaatttctcctggcccagttcaggggatcatttgggatgctgggaattgaaccgggttggctgcgtgcaaggcaaatgccctaccctctgtgttattgctccatccccaatttttcaatgttttttacaCCAACGTTTCCAAATTTGTTTTATGCCAGCgatcataaatatatacatatatattcatatatatctacatatatgtgtatgttcgTAAATCTCCTTATACCTAATAGACAGCAGAgttcttttagaaaaaataaaatgaaaatatgtaaaatatgcatCTCTACcaaatatttccttttgcttGTTGAGTGATCATCTCAAACTTTACTACTCCAATAGTGAACACACTATATTGACGAGCATGTTGATTTACAAAATTTATAATAGAGAAAATCTGGGATCACTTGTACTTTCAGAGTTAAACACCTGAGTATATCTGATCTATTGAATAAGGTGGACTGAAAATTAGAAGTTTGTTTTTTACTGATTCCTGGGTTAATTATCTTCTGTATGAAGTTTTCCTTTTACAATAATATCCACAGTGCCACTTTTATGTCTTTTACAAGATTATTATTAAGAGTTTTATCCTGAAGAGCAGTCCTCATTGCcagacataaaatatataaacagatcTATTGAATATCCACATCAATGATCTGAAATATGAAGTCTAGTTTCTAGCCTTACATTGTTTGACTATGCAAATTATCTCTTATTCAAGAAGTACATATACTTAGCAGACCAAGGAGGGTGTTGTCCTATGTAAATAGCTTGGCATATAGGGGGGTATTTTTATAgaataatgacagtgacagtgaattttattttgttcagttttgaaATGTGCATTGCTGTCTTGGTTATGACTCATTTGATAATTCAAGTCCTATGTCATCACCTTCTCTTTCTTCTGGACATGCTACACATTTTGATTTGTGTATCATTTTAAGTAAAGCATGATAAGCTTCATGTCTTTTTAAGacagtttttaaaactataatctCCTTCGCCCACATTTAATTCTGATGTATGCAATGGGGACTAGTAAACATAATGTCAGACAATTTCttcaatcaagaaataaaatgctgGCCATTTTGCCGCAAGATTCAGCAGTAAGAATGCGGGGCGGCTGAACAGCGAGCTGGAGAATGTTCCGGGCCAATAACACCGAGTCAACacacagagaaggtgcagagtccccgccttctccagatggagtccaggcaacactgagcttctactacactcctggactttgaactaaactacaatcccgtgctgccccgggagggaagGATTTTTGTCCTCGTCCTTTTCCCCTCTTGGCAGCTTGGCGACGACCACCGTTTAGTGCCAAtcggacagagaggtaggagcttgcaatgatgggacacatggggaatcttgcgatgggggtggggcagaaccggccctgcttcctgccggAATGAAACCCCAGCGGCCTCCCACGAACAGTTCCCCcgttcctgaacagccatgatcccagaggcacacaaaccaatctcggaacacagcagctgctggcagaaatacctctggacttaataccagaatcccaaaacagGGTGGCCACTTTCACGACAGGGCAACATCAtctgctcattgttatcaacaatagaaaacatacagtcTAATGAAGCCATTcagacaggtctgactgttgggggggaaactccaaataatgatagtgagttttctgtcaaaaattaaacgtaatcaaaataatgagagagtttattgaaaatcatctgccacacaggcagagggataGTTTGGGGGTttctgggttcttggtggtggaacatgtccACTGGTaaaggaagggatgggtgtttgatcattgtatgactgagacttgatcctgaaagccctgaaactgttctcatggtgtctcaataaaaaagcataaaataaaataaacccccaaaaaggaaataaaattcatgaTCATTTTCATAATATCTTCTGCATACAAATGTCTATGATTGACTAAAGGATCAGATCATTTTTGACAGTgaagtatttaaatttattaaggtatacacattatttctatttattttaattttattttaattgggaAATATAATCACATAGCATTAATGTCATGCTATCTTGACCAATTTATCACATATTACTATCACAATATAGTGAAGCTacagcagcacacatgtgtttcggtttaacatacttacttgtattttcttatattcttcatccctctcggagagcctggcaagctcccgagagtatcctgcccacacggaagagccaggcaagttccccgtggcatagtcGATGTGCCAAATATAGTAGcaattacaggtctcattcccctgaccctgaaagagcctccaatatggcagcatttgCAGGACTAGtaaggagaaactgctaaaatctcagggctgggacacatGAAGACGTTATAagctcccacttgagcaaatcgatgaacaacaggatgacaatgatacagtgtcACAAATTTAACAGACATAGTATAAACAGAACACTTTTATGTGCTAGGAAGTGAAAATATTCATGTCACTTAACTTGTTGCAATATTTTTACTGAGGTAGTCTCAAACCAATGATGCAAAATGTGCCTGCCCTGTGTCCTGAAGATCATCTTGCACTTTAATAATTAGGGGTTTTGATTAGCATCATGAACATTTATGTCTACTTCCttcttaatatttgaaaaattctgacaatatttctttttgtttgttatttttgtttgtttgggatcacATTCagagatgtgcaggggttactctttactctgtgctcaggtctgactacTGTGGAACTtggggaatcacatgggatgctggagattgaacttgggttgaccatgtgcaagtcaagtgctttatctgctctactattactccagccccctatctctTTAAAGAATAGTTATGGTTCTCTTATCTCttcttatcttaaaatatttttatgtttatgatgCTATTTCTCGTTTAGTCTGATTGTTCTTGCATAGTTTCCTCACATTGG is part of the Sorex araneus isolate mSorAra2 chromosome 2, mSorAra2.pri, whole genome shotgun sequence genome and harbors:
- the LOC101557817 gene encoding olfactory receptor 7A5-like, which translates into the protein MKPDNDGNVSEFILLGFSEDPELQPLIFGLFLSMYLITMLGNLLIILAVSSDPHLHTPMYFFLSNLSFVDICFTSTTVPHMLLSIHRESKATTYEGCMAQMFFVCVFAALDDFLLMVMAYDRLVAICHPLHYMVIMNPRLCGLLVLGSWIMSSLISFLQNILVLRLSFCTDLEIPNFFCELKLIVQVSCSDTFVNNVVMYISVVLVGGGPLAGILYSYSKIVSSICRIASTQGKMKAFSTCSSHLSVVSLFYCSCLGVYLSSAATHSSQSSSTASAMYTVVTPMLNPFIYSLRNRDIKRALNAFLVKGTTKGHLS